The following are encoded together in the Adhaeribacter arboris genome:
- a CDS encoding zinc metallopeptidase: protein MGGVYLIAILVMLVSLFVSWRLKSKFAQYSQVGLHSGLSGREIAEMMLADHNIRDVRVISTEGQLTDHYNPADKTVNLSEGVYASRSAAAAAVAAHECGHAVQHATAYSMLKFRSAMVPALSVASRYMQWIILIGIFMINTSVIPLTIGVALFALTTLFSFITLPVEFDASRRALAWMDRRGVVTTQEHAMAKDSLKWAALTYVVAAIGSLATLLYYVSILMGRRD, encoded by the coding sequence ATGGGTGGAGTATATTTAATAGCCATACTGGTAATGCTGGTTAGCTTATTTGTAAGCTGGCGGCTAAAAAGCAAATTTGCGCAGTATTCGCAAGTAGGCTTACATTCAGGTTTAAGTGGCCGCGAAATAGCTGAAATGATGCTGGCCGATCATAATATTCGGGATGTACGGGTTATTTCTACCGAAGGTCAGTTAACGGACCATTATAACCCGGCAGATAAAACAGTTAACTTAAGCGAAGGAGTTTATGCTTCCCGGAGTGCGGCGGCGGCGGCAGTAGCTGCGCACGAGTGCGGACATGCGGTGCAACACGCTACCGCCTATAGTATGCTTAAATTCCGTTCGGCCATGGTGCCGGCTTTGAGTGTGGCATCGCGGTATATGCAATGGATTATATTAATCGGTATTTTTATGATTAATACCAGTGTTATTCCTTTAACTATTGGCGTAGCTTTATTTGCTTTAACTACCTTATTTAGCTTTATTACTTTACCGGTAGAATTTGATGCCAGTCGCCGGGCCTTGGCTTGGATGGATCGCCGGGGAGTAGTAACTACTCAGGAACATGCTATGGCGAAAGATTCTCTTAAATGGGCGGCTTTAACTTACGTAGTGGCTGCTATTGGTTCGCTGGCTACTTTGTTATACTACGTATCTATTTTGATGGGGCGCCGGGATTAA
- the rfaE2 gene encoding D-glycero-beta-D-manno-heptose 1-phosphate adenylyltransferase yields MINAQSKIFKDVSTALATIRRWQEEGDTIVFTNGCFDILHLGHVDYLEKARHLGNKLVLGLNTDASISRLKGSERPLQDEMSRARVMASLLFVDMVILFAEDTPYELIAVVKPDILVKGDDYAIENIVGHDIVQKNGGTVQTIALVKGYSTTNIVEKIKQQI; encoded by the coding sequence ATGATAAACGCTCAAAGTAAAATTTTTAAAGATGTATCAACGGCTTTAGCTACTATTCGGCGGTGGCAAGAGGAAGGAGATACTATTGTATTTACCAACGGGTGTTTTGATATTTTACACTTGGGCCACGTAGATTACCTGGAAAAAGCCCGCCATTTAGGCAATAAATTGGTTCTCGGTTTAAACACAGATGCCTCAATAAGCCGCTTAAAAGGTTCGGAAAGGCCCCTTCAGGACGAAATGTCACGAGCCAGGGTAATGGCATCCTTGTTGTTTGTGGATATGGTAATATTGTTTGCGGAAGATACTCCGTACGAGTTAATTGCCGTGGTTAAGCCGGATATTCTGGTAAAAGGCGATGATTATGCCATTGAAAATATTGTGGGGCACGATATCGTTCAGAAAAATGGGGGAACCGTACAAACGATTGCACTCGTAAAAGGGTATTCAACTACAAATATTGTCGAGAAAATAAAACAACAAATTTAA
- a CDS encoding lysylphosphatidylglycerol synthase transmembrane domain-containing protein: MKKLLTIGKYLLLAGLSVFLMWYALKGIDFALVWKQLQHVNYFWIGVSLLLGITGYFSRAYRWKMQLEPLGYRLTIFETYHAMMVGYLANLVLPRAGEVIRCSILSKTSNVAVKASFGTVITERLLDMLMLLLLTGAAFLIEFDRIHAFFWNLFSTKVADYEAKSDLLYRLGGAAVLVFILGLALLYTFREKLKNNPLYWKIRDFLIGVAEGVLSIAKLKNKFVFVAHTLFVWLTYYFTGYVGFLALPGTGNLSLGAALSVLVVGSLGMSAPVQGGIGVFHIMVRSTLLLYGLSKETGMAYALLTHTSQTLLVVILGGISFIYSMLNRAPVKPTPVLQSELNSVVYDKRSK, from the coding sequence ATGAAAAAGCTTCTTACTATCGGTAAATATCTTCTATTAGCAGGTTTGTCGGTTTTCCTGATGTGGTACGCACTAAAGGGAATTGATTTTGCTTTGGTGTGGAAGCAATTACAGCACGTTAATTATTTCTGGATTGGAGTTTCGCTTTTGCTGGGTATAACTGGTTATTTTAGTCGGGCTTACCGGTGGAAGATGCAGTTAGAGCCCTTGGGATATCGCCTTACTATTTTCGAAACGTACCATGCCATGATGGTAGGTTATCTGGCTAATTTAGTTTTACCCCGAGCCGGAGAAGTAATACGCTGCAGTATTTTAAGTAAAACGAGTAACGTAGCGGTAAAAGCGTCCTTCGGAACAGTTATTACCGAAAGGTTGCTTGATATGTTAATGCTGCTGCTACTAACTGGAGCCGCTTTCTTAATAGAATTTGATCGAATTCACGCTTTCTTCTGGAATTTGTTTTCGACAAAGGTCGCCGATTACGAAGCTAAAAGTGATCTACTGTATCGGTTAGGGGGGGCTGCTGTTTTGGTTTTTATTTTAGGACTTGCGCTGCTATATACCTTCCGGGAAAAGTTAAAAAATAATCCCTTATACTGGAAAATACGCGATTTCTTAATTGGTGTAGCCGAAGGGGTGCTTAGTATTGCCAAACTGAAAAATAAGTTCGTTTTTGTAGCGCACACACTTTTTGTATGGCTTACGTATTATTTTACCGGCTACGTGGGTTTTCTAGCCTTGCCTGGTACCGGAAATTTAAGTTTAGGCGCGGCTTTATCGGTCTTGGTGGTAGGGAGTTTAGGAATGAGTGCTCCCGTGCAAGGCGGTATTGGGGTATTTCATATAATGGTCCGTTCTACCCTGTTGCTTTATGGCTTATCCAAAGAAACCGGCATGGCCTATGCCTTACTAACGCATACTTCGCAAACCTTGTTAGTAGTTATACTAGGCGGTATCAGCTTCATTTATAGCATGCTGAATCGGGCGCCCGTAAAACCAACACCAGTGCTCCAGTCCGAATTAAATTCAGTTGTTTATGATAAACGCTCAAAGTAA
- the panD gene encoding aspartate 1-decarboxylase, with product MQIEVLKSKIHRVKVTQAELHYVGSITIDEDLIDAANLVENEKVQIVNINNGERFETYVIKGERGTGVVCLNGPAARKVQVGDIVIVISYCLIDFSEAKTHVPTLIFPDQNNRLI from the coding sequence ATGCAAATAGAAGTTTTAAAATCAAAGATTCATCGGGTAAAAGTTACTCAGGCCGAACTGCATTATGTGGGCAGTATTACCATTGATGAAGATTTGATTGATGCTGCTAATCTGGTAGAAAACGAGAAAGTACAGATTGTAAATATCAATAACGGCGAACGTTTTGAAACGTACGTGATTAAAGGGGAACGAGGAACCGGTGTCGTATGCCTGAACGGTCCGGCGGCCCGTAAAGTACAGGTAGGTGATATTGTAATTGTTATTTCGTACTGCTTAATTGATTTTAGCGAAGCCAAAACGCACGTACCAACTCTTATATTTCCTGACCAAAATAACCGGCTGATTTAG
- the panC gene encoding pantoate--beta-alanine ligase yields the protein MQVITHLSDIKLLTEQIRATGKTIGFVPTMGALHAGHLQLLRTATRDTAVTVCSIFVNPIQFNNAEDYRLYPKTTEKDVALLQENSCDILFMPEATAMYEQPALLKFNFGALEQVMEGFYRPSHFNGVATVVSKLFHLVKPHKAYFGQKDLQQFAIIRQLVQDLNFDLELVCHAVVREADGLALSSRNQRLTPTGRQIAPQLYKALQLGKQLAERRSATIQEIKNTVKTFLQQYPEITPEYFEIVDAETLQPASGFTRPAALCLAAYLDNVRLIDNVIVDAL from the coding sequence ATGCAAGTAATTACGCATCTGTCAGATATTAAACTACTCACCGAGCAAATACGGGCTACCGGAAAAACGATTGGATTTGTGCCCACTATGGGAGCTTTGCATGCAGGGCATTTACAGTTATTACGTACCGCCACCCGCGATACCGCCGTAACAGTTTGTAGCATTTTTGTTAACCCCATACAATTTAATAATGCCGAAGATTATCGGTTATATCCTAAAACAACTGAGAAAGATGTAGCCTTATTGCAAGAGAATAGCTGCGATATCTTGTTTATGCCGGAAGCAACGGCAATGTACGAACAACCAGCTTTACTTAAGTTTAACTTTGGAGCGTTGGAACAAGTAATGGAAGGTTTTTACCGGCCGAGCCATTTTAACGGAGTAGCTACGGTAGTGAGTAAATTATTTCATTTGGTAAAACCCCACAAAGCTTATTTCGGACAGAAAGACTTACAGCAATTTGCTATTATACGGCAATTAGTGCAAGATCTTAACTTTGACTTAGAACTGGTTTGTCATGCGGTGGTGCGAGAAGCAGATGGATTAGCCTTATCATCCAGAAACCAGCGGTTAACACCAACCGGGCGCCAAATAGCTCCCCAGCTTTATAAAGCGCTGCAGCTAGGAAAACAACTCGCCGAACGCAGGAGTGCTACCATTCAGGAAATTAAAAATACAGTAAAAACGTTCTTACAACAGTACCCGGAAATTACTCCCGAGTATTTTGAAATAGTGGACGCAGAAACGTTACAACCTGCTTCGGGTTTTACCCGGCCAGCAGCTCTATGTTTGGCAGCTTACCTGGATAATGTGCGCCTGATAGATAATGTGATAGTAGACGCTTTATAA
- a CDS encoding glycogen/starch synthase, whose protein sequence is MSKLRILYAATEINPFLQTTQVSEFLRMLPQGMQERGMEIRIFVPRFGLINERKNRLHEVVRLSGINIAVGEEEKPLIIKVASIPNAKLQVYFIDNEDYFHRKSVLVDKDNKFYTDNDERAIFFCKGVLETVKKLGWSPDIVHCNDWMTGLIPMYLKTTYKKDPIFKDAKSIFTVYNNEFDYKFEGDLLEKVKMLDIDDDMLTHLKTADFGGFVKVGMEYADLVSKSHEENFSENINALFKEFCSTKPINQIDSSDENFLDSYYNLYNELAN, encoded by the coding sequence ATGTCAAAACTTCGCATTTTATACGCTGCAACAGAAATTAATCCGTTTTTGCAAACCACCCAGGTATCCGAGTTTTTAAGGATGCTGCCCCAAGGCATGCAGGAACGCGGAATGGAAATCCGGATTTTTGTCCCGAGATTCGGATTGATCAACGAGCGTAAAAATCGTTTACACGAAGTAGTAAGATTGTCTGGTATTAACATTGCCGTAGGTGAAGAAGAAAAACCGCTTATTATTAAAGTTGCCTCTATTCCAAATGCAAAGCTACAGGTATATTTTATAGATAACGAAGACTATTTCCATCGGAAATCAGTTTTAGTAGACAAAGACAACAAATTTTATACAGATAACGATGAACGGGCTATCTTTTTCTGTAAAGGCGTGCTGGAAACCGTTAAAAAATTAGGCTGGTCGCCGGATATTGTGCATTGTAATGACTGGATGACTGGTTTAATTCCGATGTATTTAAAAACTACTTATAAAAAAGATCCGATTTTTAAAGATGCGAAATCCATCTTTACCGTTTACAATAATGAGTTCGATTACAAATTTGAAGGTGATTTGCTTGAAAAAGTAAAAATGTTGGACATTGACGATGATATGTTGACTCATTTAAAGACGGCTGATTTTGGTGGTTTTGTGAAAGTTGGTATGGAATATGCTGATTTGGTTTCTAAATCGCACGAAGAGAATTTTAGTGAGAACATTAATGCTTTATTCAAAGAATTTTGCTCTACTAAACCTATTAACCAGATTGATTCTTCGGACGAAAACTTTTTAGATTCTTACTATAATCTTTATAATGAATTGGCTAATTAA
- a CDS encoding DUF4270 family protein → MNWLIKRPYIFVLALVSLFSCNDSNDLGTAYEGSLVDAVFTDTISIKASTVLANDSIIGYRIGNLLVGTFTTVQTGTTTAKSYLAVGPTGGTIAANAGTPDSVILSLDYGEYYGDTTKNYTVEVRELGTLFKAEATYYTNNNNNLEALPNLIGSATFLPTPKKTRTVKDAKSGVETKYSIPVRIKLNNELGQRIMSLPAATLSNPVEFAKTFKGIVISAGSNTNAAIGFAPDADSTYLRIYYTSSDNKKQKYDLAISGSNDRLNQVTSNLTGSALAALHNSGDSLNSGATNSETYLQESTGILTKISFPYLNRFREKLNLIDVAVNRAELIIPVKDNAFYLPSPAAYLVETNKSNRILKTAGLPRVVTEDPLETLSRGDNTPQAAAIRYNKDKKAYIVNVTRYVQDLIYGKQSVYHKLTSKNLLLVPTSRTGILDATGKTVLEATGLYSSILQISGPNKIKLRLYFSKTN, encoded by the coding sequence ATGAATTGGCTAATTAAGCGACCTTACATTTTTGTTTTAGCTCTTGTTTCTCTTTTTTCCTGCAATGACTCAAATGATTTAGGTACCGCTTATGAGGGAAGCCTTGTAGATGCCGTTTTTACCGATACCATAAGTATTAAAGCTTCTACCGTTTTAGCAAATGATTCTATTATAGGCTACCGGATAGGCAATTTATTGGTTGGAACCTTTACAACAGTTCAAACAGGTACCACTACGGCTAAATCGTATTTAGCCGTAGGTCCTACAGGCGGAACCATTGCTGCTAATGCCGGAACGCCTGATTCGGTAATATTATCATTAGATTACGGTGAATATTACGGAGATACCACGAAGAACTATACAGTTGAAGTGCGGGAATTAGGTACTCTTTTTAAAGCGGAAGCTACTTATTACACCAACAATAATAACAATTTAGAAGCACTACCTAATTTAATAGGGTCTGCCACTTTTCTGCCTACTCCTAAGAAAACACGTACAGTTAAAGATGCTAAATCAGGAGTAGAAACAAAGTATTCCATACCTGTTCGGATTAAACTTAATAATGAGTTGGGCCAGCGGATAATGAGCTTACCTGCTGCTACTTTAAGTAATCCTGTCGAGTTTGCTAAAACGTTTAAAGGTATTGTTATTAGTGCTGGCTCAAACACGAATGCCGCAATTGGGTTTGCGCCGGATGCCGATAGTACTTATTTACGGATTTACTATACTTCGTCGGATAATAAAAAGCAAAAATATGATTTAGCTATTAGTGGTAGCAACGACCGACTAAATCAAGTTACAAGTAATTTAACTGGTAGCGCACTGGCTGCTCTCCATAATTCCGGAGATTCCCTTAATTCAGGTGCCACAAACAGCGAGACGTATCTGCAGGAAAGCACGGGTATTCTTACAAAGATTTCTTTCCCTTATCTTAACCGTTTCCGGGAGAAGCTTAATTTAATTGATGTAGCGGTTAACCGGGCTGAATTAATTATTCCCGTAAAAGACAACGCTTTTTATTTACCATCGCCGGCAGCCTATTTAGTAGAAACTAATAAATCTAATAGAATTCTTAAAACTGCTGGTTTGCCTCGGGTAGTTACAGAAGATCCATTAGAAACGCTTTCCCGTGGCGATAACACGCCGCAAGCGGCAGCTATCCGCTATAATAAAGATAAAAAAGCTTATATTGTTAATGTTACCAGATATGTGCAGGATTTAATTTATGGTAAACAATCTGTTTACCATAAATTAACGAGCAAGAATTTACTACTAGTACCCACTTCCCGAACTGGGATTCTAGATGCTACTGGTAAAACTGTATTGGAAGCTACTGGTCTTTATTCATCGATTCTGCAAATAAGTGGACCAAATAAAATAAAGCTTCGTCTTTATTTCTCTAAAACAAACTAA